One window of the Equus asinus isolate D_3611 breed Donkey chromosome 28, EquAss-T2T_v2, whole genome shotgun sequence genome contains the following:
- the FHOD1 gene encoding FH1/FH2 domain-containing protein 1 isoform X4 yields MLEGFYEEISKGRKPTLILRTQLSVRVNAILEKLYGSSGPELRRSLFSLKQIFQEDKDLVPEFVHSEGLSCLIRVGAAADHNYQSYILRALGQLMLFVDGMLGVVAHSETVQWLYTLCASLSRLVVKTALKLLLVFVEYSENNAPLFICAVNSVASATGALPWANLVSILEEKNGADPELLVYTVTLINKTLAALPDQDSFYDVTDALEQQGMEALVQRLLGTAGTDVDLRAQLVLYESALRLEDGDIEEAAPGGRRERRKPSSEEGKRSRRSLEGGGCPVRAPEPGPSGLASPTGPASSPTSPASPLAPTSSSTGPAPPTGPTSSPVGPASGLRTSVSLFPTISVAPSSDSSCERSIYKLHQTAPVWAPESPPVPQSPTGQARLEARFLENVAAAETEKQAALAQGRAETLAGAMPDEVDRHPDTRKLWDSPEPAPAPRTPQSPTPRVLLRAQQSLEPEPEETLASPSPKVEPIREFPIRIPKLCIGDLDFSDLGEDEDQDMLNTESVEAGKGVLPPPPPVPLLSGGPPPPPPPPPPLIKSPFPPPPPLAAPPPPSVPDGLALPTKRKTVKLFWRELKLAGGHGGSQSHFGPCPTLWASLEPVSVDTARLEHLFESRAKDVLPSKKAGEGRRTMTTVLDPKRSNAINIGLTTLPPVHVIKAALLNFDEFAVSKDGIEKLLTMMPTDEERQKIEEAHLANPDIPLGPAENFLMILASIGALAARLQLWAFKLDYDSMEREIAEPLFDLKVGMEQLVQNATFRCILATLLAVGNFLNGSQSSGFELSYLEKVSEVKDTVRRQSLLHHLCSLVLQTRPDSSDLYSEIPALTRCAKVDFEQLTENLGQLERRSRAAEESLRSLAKHELAPALRARLTHFLAQCARRVAMLRVVHRRVCNRFRAFLLYLGYTAQAAREVRIMQFCHTLREFALEYRTCRERVLQQQQKRATYRERNKTRGRMITETEKFSGVAGEAPSNPSVPVAVGSGPGRGDADSHASMKILLTSKPEDTTHGRRSRGMVQNSSPVVPTAVGPSTVPPEESPGSSLPSDTSDEIMDLLVQSVTKSSPRALAARERKRSRGNRKSLRRTLKSGLGEDLVQALGLSKGSDLEV; encoded by the exons ATGCTGGAGGGCTTCTATGAAGAGATCAG CAAAGGGCGGAAGCCTACGCTGATCCTGCGGACCCAGCTCTCCGTGAGGGTTAATGCCATCTTGG AAAAGTTGTATGGCTCCAGTGGCCCTGAGCTCCGCCGCTCCCTCTTCTCACTAAAGCAGATCTTCCAG GAGGACAAGGACCTGGTGCCTGAATTCGTGCATTCAGAGGGGCTGAGTTGCCTGATCCGTGTGGGTGCTGCTGCCGACCACAACTACCAGAGCTACATCCTCCGAG CACTAGGCCAGCTGATGCTTTTTGTGGATGGGATGCTAGGGGTGGTAGCTCACAGTGAGACCGTGCAGTGGCTGTACACACTGTGTGCCAGCCTG TCCCGCTTGGTAGTGAAGACAGCCCTGAAGCTGCTCCTGGTATTTGTGGAATACTCTGAGAACAACGCACCGCTGTTCATCTGTGCAGTCAACTCTGTGGCCAGCGCTACCG GTGCTCTTCCATGGGCCAATCTTGTGTCTATCCTGGAGGAGAAGAATGGTGCTGACCCCGAGTTGCTGGTGTACACAGTCACACTCATCAACAAG ACACTGGCAGCGCTCCCAGATCAGGACTCCTTCTATGACGTGACGGATGCACTGGAGCAGCAGGGCATGGAGGCACTGGTCCAGCGCCTCTTGGGCACTGCGGGCACTGATGTCGACCTGCGTGCCCAGCTTGTGCTTTACGAG AGCGCCCTGCGGTTGGAGGATGGAGACATCGAGGAAGCCGCCCCAGGTGGGCGGCGGGAGCGCCGAAAGCCGTCTTCAGAGGAGGGCAAGAGGAGCCGCCGATCTCTAGAAGGCGGGGGCTGCCCTGTGCGCGCCCCTGAGCCTGG CCCCTCAGGCCTCGCCTCGCCGACAGGCCCCGCCTCCAGCCCCACAAGCCCCGCCTCGCCGCtagcccccacctcctcctccaccgGCCCTGCTCCACCGacaggccccacctccagcccgGTGGGCCCTGCCTCTGGCCTCCGTACCTCGGTGAGCCTCTTTCCTACCATCTCCGTGGCGCCCTCCTCCGACAGCTCCTGCGAGAGGAGCATCTACAA acTTCACCAAACTGCTCCTGTTTG GGCCCCTGAGAGCCCACCTGTCCCCCAGTCCCCTACTGGGCAGGCCAGGCTGGA AGCCCGGTTCCTGGAGAATGTGGCAGCGGCGGAAACAGAGAAGCAGGCTGCGCTGGCCCAGGGCCGGGCAGAGACGCTGGCTGGGGCCATGCCTGATGAGGTGGATAGGCACCCAG ATACCCGGAAACTATGGGACTCCCCAGAACCAGCCCCTGCACCCAGAACACCCCAGAGCCCTACCCCCCGAGTCCTACTCCGGGCCCAGCAGAGTCTTGAGCCAGAGCCCGAGGAGACACTGGCCTCACCAAGCCCCAAGGTTGAGCCCATCCGGGAATTCCCTATCCGTATACCCAAGCTCTGCATTGGGGACCTGGACTTCTCAGATCTGGGGGAGGATGAAGACCAGGACatgctgaacacagagtctgtggaggctgggaaaggggtcctgcccccaccacccccagtgcctctgctctctggaggccccccgcctcctccacccccacctcccccactcaTCAAAAGCCCATTcccaccacctccacccctggctgcccctcctcctccttcagtaCCTGATGGCCTAGCCCTCCCTACAAAGAGGAAGACAGTAAAACTTTTCTGGCGGGAGCTAAAGCTGGCTGGGGGCCATGGAGGCTCTCAGAGCCACTTTGGTCCTTGTCCCACCCTGTGGGCCTCACTGGAgcctgtctcagtggacacagcccGGCTGGAACACCTGTTCGAGTCCCGTGCCAAGGACGTGCTGCCTTCCAAG AAAGCTGGTGAGGGCCGCCGGACAATGACCACAGTGCTGGATCCCAAGCGCAGCAACGCCATCAACATTGGCCTAACCACACTGCCACCTGTGCACGTCATCAAGGCGGCCCTGCTCAATTTTGATGAGTTTGCTGTCAGCAAGGATGGCATTGAG AAGCTACTGACCATGATGCCCACGGATGAGGAGCGGCAGAAGATCGAGGAGGCCCATCTGGCCAATCCTGACATACCCCTGGGCCCAGCCGAGAATTTCCTGATGATTCTTGCCTCCATTGGGGCCCTGGCTGCTCGGCTACAACTCTGGGCCTTCAAGCTGGACTATGACAGCATGGAGCGG GAAATTGCAGAACCACTATTTGATCTGAAAGTGGGTATGGAACAGCTGGTGCAAAATGCCACCTTCCGCTGCATCCTGGCCACCCTGCTGGCTGTGGGCAACTTCCTCAATGGCTCCCAG AGCAGCGGCTTTGAACTGAGCTACCTGGAGAAGGTGTCAGAGGTGAAGGACACAGTGCGCCGGCAGTCACTGCTGCACCATCTCTGCTCCTTGGTGCTCCAGACCCGGCCTGATTCCTCCGACCTCTACTCAGAAATCCCTGCCCTGACCCGTTGTGCCAAG GTTGACTTTGAGCAGCTGACTGAGAACCTGGGGCAGCTAGAGCGCCGGAGCCGGGCAGCTGAGGAGAGTCTGCGGAGCTTGGCCAAGCACGAGCTGGCCCCAGCCCTGCGTGCCCGCCTCACCCACTTCCTGGCCCAGTGTGCCCGCCGTGTTGCCATGCTGCGGGTAGTGCACCGCCGTGTCTGCAACAG GTTCCGTGCCTTCCTGCTGTACCTGGGGTACACTGCACAGGCAGCTCGCGAAGTGCGCATCATGCAGTTCTGCCATACGCTGCGGGAGTTCGCACTGGAGTATCGGACTTGCCGGGAACGggtgctgcagcagcagcagaagcggGCCACATACCGTGAGCGCAACAAGACCCGGGGACGCATGATCACTGAG ACAGAGAAGTTTTCTGGTGTGGCTGGGGAAGCCCCCAGCAACCCATCTGTCCCAGTGGCTGTGGGCAGCGGGCCAGGCCGGGGTGATGCCGACAGTCATGCCAGCATGAAGATTCTGCTCACCAGCAAGCCTGAGGACACCACACATGGTCGCCGCAGCAGAG GCATGGTCCAGAACAGCTCCCCAGTCGTGCCCACAGCAGTGGGGCCCTCCACTGTACCCCCAGAAGAATCCCCAGGCTCCAGTTTACCCAGTGACACTTCAGATGAGATCATGGACCTGCTAGTGCAGTCAGTGACCAAGAGCAGTCCTCGCGCCTTAGCTGCTCGAGAACGCAAGCGTTCCCGTGGCAACCGCAAGTCTT TGAGGCGGACGTTGAAGAGCGGGCTCGGAGAGGACCTGGTGCAGGCACTGGGACTGAGCAAGGGTTCTGACCTGGAGGTGTGA
- the FHOD1 gene encoding FH1/FH2 domain-containing protein 1 isoform X2 — MAGGEDRGDGEPESVVTVRVQYLEDTDPFSCANLPEPRRAPTCCLDAALPLGAQIPTLHRLLGAPLKLEDCALQVSPSGYYLDPELSLEEQREMLEGFYEEISKGRKPTLILRTQLSVRVNAILEKLYGSSGPELRRSLFSLKQIFQEDKDLVPEFVHSEGLSCLIRVGAAADHNYQSYILRALGQLMLFVDGMLGVVAHSETVQWLYTLCASLSRLVVKTALKLLLVFVEYSENNAPLFICAVNSVASATGALPWANLVSILEEKNGADPELLVYTVTLINKTLAALPDQDSFYDVTDALEQQGMEALVQRLLGTAGTDVDLRAQLVLYESALRLEDGDIEEAAPGGRRERRKPSSEEGKRSRRSLEGGGCPVRAPEPGPSGLASPTGPASSPTSPASPLAPTSSSTGPAPPTGPTSSPVGPASGLRTSVSLFPTISVAPSSDSSCERSIYKARFLENVAAAETEKQAALAQGRAETLAGAMPDEVDRHPDTRKLWDSPEPAPAPRTPQSPTPRVLLRAQQSLEPEPEETLASPSPKVEPIREFPIRIPKLCIGDLDFSDLGEDEDQDMLNTESVEAGKGVLPPPPPVPLLSGGPPPPPPPPPPLIKSPFPPPPPLAAPPPPSVPDGLALPTKRKTVKLFWRELKLAGGHGGSQSHFGPCPTLWASLEPVSVDTARLEHLFESRAKDVLPSKKAGEGRRTMTTVLDPKRSNAINIGLTTLPPVHVIKAALLNFDEFAVSKDGIEKLLTMMPTDEERQKIEEAHLANPDIPLGPAENFLMILASIGALAARLQLWAFKLDYDSMEREIAEPLFDLKVGMEQLVQNATFRCILATLLAVGNFLNGSQSSGFELSYLEKVSEVKDTVRRQSLLHHLCSLVLQTRPDSSDLYSEIPALTRCAKVDFEQLTENLGQLERRSRAAEESLRSLAKHELAPALRARLTHFLAQCARRVAMLRVVHRRVCNRFRAFLLYLGYTAQAAREVRIMQFCHTLREFALEYRTCRERVLQQQQKRATYRERNKTRGRMITETEKFSGVAGEAPSNPSVPVAVGSGPGRGDADSHASMKILLTSKPEDTTHGRRSRGMVQNSSPVVPTAVGPSTVPPEESPGSSLPSDTSDEIMDLLVQSVTKSSPRALAARERKRSRGNRKSLRRTLKSGLGEDLVQALGLSKGSDLEV; from the exons ATGGCGGGAGGGGAAGACCGGGGGGACGGGGAACCGGAATCTGTGGTGACCGTGCGGGTGCAGTACCTGGAGGACACCGATCCCTTCTCATGTGCCAACTTGCCGGAGCCGCGCCGGGCCCCCACCTGCTGCCTCGACGCGGCGCTGCCCCTGGGTGCGCAGATACCCACGCTGCACCGCCTGCTGGGGGCGCCGCTCAAG CTAGAGGACTGTGCCCTGCAAGTGTCTCCCTCTGGATACTACCTGGACCCTGAGCTGTCCCTGGAAGAGCAGCGGGAGATGCTGGAGGGCTTCTATGAAGAGATCAG CAAAGGGCGGAAGCCTACGCTGATCCTGCGGACCCAGCTCTCCGTGAGGGTTAATGCCATCTTGG AAAAGTTGTATGGCTCCAGTGGCCCTGAGCTCCGCCGCTCCCTCTTCTCACTAAAGCAGATCTTCCAG GAGGACAAGGACCTGGTGCCTGAATTCGTGCATTCAGAGGGGCTGAGTTGCCTGATCCGTGTGGGTGCTGCTGCCGACCACAACTACCAGAGCTACATCCTCCGAG CACTAGGCCAGCTGATGCTTTTTGTGGATGGGATGCTAGGGGTGGTAGCTCACAGTGAGACCGTGCAGTGGCTGTACACACTGTGTGCCAGCCTG TCCCGCTTGGTAGTGAAGACAGCCCTGAAGCTGCTCCTGGTATTTGTGGAATACTCTGAGAACAACGCACCGCTGTTCATCTGTGCAGTCAACTCTGTGGCCAGCGCTACCG GTGCTCTTCCATGGGCCAATCTTGTGTCTATCCTGGAGGAGAAGAATGGTGCTGACCCCGAGTTGCTGGTGTACACAGTCACACTCATCAACAAG ACACTGGCAGCGCTCCCAGATCAGGACTCCTTCTATGACGTGACGGATGCACTGGAGCAGCAGGGCATGGAGGCACTGGTCCAGCGCCTCTTGGGCACTGCGGGCACTGATGTCGACCTGCGTGCCCAGCTTGTGCTTTACGAG AGCGCCCTGCGGTTGGAGGATGGAGACATCGAGGAAGCCGCCCCAGGTGGGCGGCGGGAGCGCCGAAAGCCGTCTTCAGAGGAGGGCAAGAGGAGCCGCCGATCTCTAGAAGGCGGGGGCTGCCCTGTGCGCGCCCCTGAGCCTGG CCCCTCAGGCCTCGCCTCGCCGACAGGCCCCGCCTCCAGCCCCACAAGCCCCGCCTCGCCGCtagcccccacctcctcctccaccgGCCCTGCTCCACCGacaggccccacctccagcccgGTGGGCCCTGCCTCTGGCCTCCGTACCTCGGTGAGCCTCTTTCCTACCATCTCCGTGGCGCCCTCCTCCGACAGCTCCTGCGAGAGGAGCATCTACAA AGCCCGGTTCCTGGAGAATGTGGCAGCGGCGGAAACAGAGAAGCAGGCTGCGCTGGCCCAGGGCCGGGCAGAGACGCTGGCTGGGGCCATGCCTGATGAGGTGGATAGGCACCCAG ATACCCGGAAACTATGGGACTCCCCAGAACCAGCCCCTGCACCCAGAACACCCCAGAGCCCTACCCCCCGAGTCCTACTCCGGGCCCAGCAGAGTCTTGAGCCAGAGCCCGAGGAGACACTGGCCTCACCAAGCCCCAAGGTTGAGCCCATCCGGGAATTCCCTATCCGTATACCCAAGCTCTGCATTGGGGACCTGGACTTCTCAGATCTGGGGGAGGATGAAGACCAGGACatgctgaacacagagtctgtggaggctgggaaaggggtcctgcccccaccacccccagtgcctctgctctctggaggccccccgcctcctccacccccacctcccccactcaTCAAAAGCCCATTcccaccacctccacccctggctgcccctcctcctccttcagtaCCTGATGGCCTAGCCCTCCCTACAAAGAGGAAGACAGTAAAACTTTTCTGGCGGGAGCTAAAGCTGGCTGGGGGCCATGGAGGCTCTCAGAGCCACTTTGGTCCTTGTCCCACCCTGTGGGCCTCACTGGAgcctgtctcagtggacacagcccGGCTGGAACACCTGTTCGAGTCCCGTGCCAAGGACGTGCTGCCTTCCAAG AAAGCTGGTGAGGGCCGCCGGACAATGACCACAGTGCTGGATCCCAAGCGCAGCAACGCCATCAACATTGGCCTAACCACACTGCCACCTGTGCACGTCATCAAGGCGGCCCTGCTCAATTTTGATGAGTTTGCTGTCAGCAAGGATGGCATTGAG AAGCTACTGACCATGATGCCCACGGATGAGGAGCGGCAGAAGATCGAGGAGGCCCATCTGGCCAATCCTGACATACCCCTGGGCCCAGCCGAGAATTTCCTGATGATTCTTGCCTCCATTGGGGCCCTGGCTGCTCGGCTACAACTCTGGGCCTTCAAGCTGGACTATGACAGCATGGAGCGG GAAATTGCAGAACCACTATTTGATCTGAAAGTGGGTATGGAACAGCTGGTGCAAAATGCCACCTTCCGCTGCATCCTGGCCACCCTGCTGGCTGTGGGCAACTTCCTCAATGGCTCCCAG AGCAGCGGCTTTGAACTGAGCTACCTGGAGAAGGTGTCAGAGGTGAAGGACACAGTGCGCCGGCAGTCACTGCTGCACCATCTCTGCTCCTTGGTGCTCCAGACCCGGCCTGATTCCTCCGACCTCTACTCAGAAATCCCTGCCCTGACCCGTTGTGCCAAG GTTGACTTTGAGCAGCTGACTGAGAACCTGGGGCAGCTAGAGCGCCGGAGCCGGGCAGCTGAGGAGAGTCTGCGGAGCTTGGCCAAGCACGAGCTGGCCCCAGCCCTGCGTGCCCGCCTCACCCACTTCCTGGCCCAGTGTGCCCGCCGTGTTGCCATGCTGCGGGTAGTGCACCGCCGTGTCTGCAACAG GTTCCGTGCCTTCCTGCTGTACCTGGGGTACACTGCACAGGCAGCTCGCGAAGTGCGCATCATGCAGTTCTGCCATACGCTGCGGGAGTTCGCACTGGAGTATCGGACTTGCCGGGAACGggtgctgcagcagcagcagaagcggGCCACATACCGTGAGCGCAACAAGACCCGGGGACGCATGATCACTGAG ACAGAGAAGTTTTCTGGTGTGGCTGGGGAAGCCCCCAGCAACCCATCTGTCCCAGTGGCTGTGGGCAGCGGGCCAGGCCGGGGTGATGCCGACAGTCATGCCAGCATGAAGATTCTGCTCACCAGCAAGCCTGAGGACACCACACATGGTCGCCGCAGCAGAG GCATGGTCCAGAACAGCTCCCCAGTCGTGCCCACAGCAGTGGGGCCCTCCACTGTACCCCCAGAAGAATCCCCAGGCTCCAGTTTACCCAGTGACACTTCAGATGAGATCATGGACCTGCTAGTGCAGTCAGTGACCAAGAGCAGTCCTCGCGCCTTAGCTGCTCGAGAACGCAAGCGTTCCCGTGGCAACCGCAAGTCTT TGAGGCGGACGTTGAAGAGCGGGCTCGGAGAGGACCTGGTGCAGGCACTGGGACTGAGCAAGGGTTCTGACCTGGAGGTGTGA
- the FHOD1 gene encoding FH1/FH2 domain-containing protein 1 isoform X1, whose amino-acid sequence MAGGEDRGDGEPESVVTVRVQYLEDTDPFSCANLPEPRRAPTCCLDAALPLGAQIPTLHRLLGAPLKLEDCALQVSPSGYYLDPELSLEEQREMLEGFYEEISKGRKPTLILRTQLSVRVNAILEKLYGSSGPELRRSLFSLKQIFQEDKDLVPEFVHSEGLSCLIRVGAAADHNYQSYILRALGQLMLFVDGMLGVVAHSETVQWLYTLCASLSRLVVKTALKLLLVFVEYSENNAPLFICAVNSVASATGALPWANLVSILEEKNGADPELLVYTVTLINKTLAALPDQDSFYDVTDALEQQGMEALVQRLLGTAGTDVDLRAQLVLYESALRLEDGDIEEAAPGGRRERRKPSSEEGKRSRRSLEGGGCPVRAPEPGPSGLASPTGPASSPTSPASPLAPTSSSTGPAPPTGPTSSPVGPASGLRTSVSLFPTISVAPSSDSSCERSIYKLHQTAPVWAPESPPVPQSPTGQARLEARFLENVAAAETEKQAALAQGRAETLAGAMPDEVDRHPDTRKLWDSPEPAPAPRTPQSPTPRVLLRAQQSLEPEPEETLASPSPKVEPIREFPIRIPKLCIGDLDFSDLGEDEDQDMLNTESVEAGKGVLPPPPPVPLLSGGPPPPPPPPPPLIKSPFPPPPPLAAPPPPSVPDGLALPTKRKTVKLFWRELKLAGGHGGSQSHFGPCPTLWASLEPVSVDTARLEHLFESRAKDVLPSKKAGEGRRTMTTVLDPKRSNAINIGLTTLPPVHVIKAALLNFDEFAVSKDGIEKLLTMMPTDEERQKIEEAHLANPDIPLGPAENFLMILASIGALAARLQLWAFKLDYDSMEREIAEPLFDLKVGMEQLVQNATFRCILATLLAVGNFLNGSQSSGFELSYLEKVSEVKDTVRRQSLLHHLCSLVLQTRPDSSDLYSEIPALTRCAKVDFEQLTENLGQLERRSRAAEESLRSLAKHELAPALRARLTHFLAQCARRVAMLRVVHRRVCNRFRAFLLYLGYTAQAAREVRIMQFCHTLREFALEYRTCRERVLQQQQKRATYRERNKTRGRMITETEKFSGVAGEAPSNPSVPVAVGSGPGRGDADSHASMKILLTSKPEDTTHGRRSRGMVQNSSPVVPTAVGPSTVPPEESPGSSLPSDTSDEIMDLLVQSVTKSSPRALAARERKRSRGNRKSLRRTLKSGLGEDLVQALGLSKGSDLEV is encoded by the exons ATGGCGGGAGGGGAAGACCGGGGGGACGGGGAACCGGAATCTGTGGTGACCGTGCGGGTGCAGTACCTGGAGGACACCGATCCCTTCTCATGTGCCAACTTGCCGGAGCCGCGCCGGGCCCCCACCTGCTGCCTCGACGCGGCGCTGCCCCTGGGTGCGCAGATACCCACGCTGCACCGCCTGCTGGGGGCGCCGCTCAAG CTAGAGGACTGTGCCCTGCAAGTGTCTCCCTCTGGATACTACCTGGACCCTGAGCTGTCCCTGGAAGAGCAGCGGGAGATGCTGGAGGGCTTCTATGAAGAGATCAG CAAAGGGCGGAAGCCTACGCTGATCCTGCGGACCCAGCTCTCCGTGAGGGTTAATGCCATCTTGG AAAAGTTGTATGGCTCCAGTGGCCCTGAGCTCCGCCGCTCCCTCTTCTCACTAAAGCAGATCTTCCAG GAGGACAAGGACCTGGTGCCTGAATTCGTGCATTCAGAGGGGCTGAGTTGCCTGATCCGTGTGGGTGCTGCTGCCGACCACAACTACCAGAGCTACATCCTCCGAG CACTAGGCCAGCTGATGCTTTTTGTGGATGGGATGCTAGGGGTGGTAGCTCACAGTGAGACCGTGCAGTGGCTGTACACACTGTGTGCCAGCCTG TCCCGCTTGGTAGTGAAGACAGCCCTGAAGCTGCTCCTGGTATTTGTGGAATACTCTGAGAACAACGCACCGCTGTTCATCTGTGCAGTCAACTCTGTGGCCAGCGCTACCG GTGCTCTTCCATGGGCCAATCTTGTGTCTATCCTGGAGGAGAAGAATGGTGCTGACCCCGAGTTGCTGGTGTACACAGTCACACTCATCAACAAG ACACTGGCAGCGCTCCCAGATCAGGACTCCTTCTATGACGTGACGGATGCACTGGAGCAGCAGGGCATGGAGGCACTGGTCCAGCGCCTCTTGGGCACTGCGGGCACTGATGTCGACCTGCGTGCCCAGCTTGTGCTTTACGAG AGCGCCCTGCGGTTGGAGGATGGAGACATCGAGGAAGCCGCCCCAGGTGGGCGGCGGGAGCGCCGAAAGCCGTCTTCAGAGGAGGGCAAGAGGAGCCGCCGATCTCTAGAAGGCGGGGGCTGCCCTGTGCGCGCCCCTGAGCCTGG CCCCTCAGGCCTCGCCTCGCCGACAGGCCCCGCCTCCAGCCCCACAAGCCCCGCCTCGCCGCtagcccccacctcctcctccaccgGCCCTGCTCCACCGacaggccccacctccagcccgGTGGGCCCTGCCTCTGGCCTCCGTACCTCGGTGAGCCTCTTTCCTACCATCTCCGTGGCGCCCTCCTCCGACAGCTCCTGCGAGAGGAGCATCTACAA acTTCACCAAACTGCTCCTGTTTG GGCCCCTGAGAGCCCACCTGTCCCCCAGTCCCCTACTGGGCAGGCCAGGCTGGA AGCCCGGTTCCTGGAGAATGTGGCAGCGGCGGAAACAGAGAAGCAGGCTGCGCTGGCCCAGGGCCGGGCAGAGACGCTGGCTGGGGCCATGCCTGATGAGGTGGATAGGCACCCAG ATACCCGGAAACTATGGGACTCCCCAGAACCAGCCCCTGCACCCAGAACACCCCAGAGCCCTACCCCCCGAGTCCTACTCCGGGCCCAGCAGAGTCTTGAGCCAGAGCCCGAGGAGACACTGGCCTCACCAAGCCCCAAGGTTGAGCCCATCCGGGAATTCCCTATCCGTATACCCAAGCTCTGCATTGGGGACCTGGACTTCTCAGATCTGGGGGAGGATGAAGACCAGGACatgctgaacacagagtctgtggaggctgggaaaggggtcctgcccccaccacccccagtgcctctgctctctggaggccccccgcctcctccacccccacctcccccactcaTCAAAAGCCCATTcccaccacctccacccctggctgcccctcctcctccttcagtaCCTGATGGCCTAGCCCTCCCTACAAAGAGGAAGACAGTAAAACTTTTCTGGCGGGAGCTAAAGCTGGCTGGGGGCCATGGAGGCTCTCAGAGCCACTTTGGTCCTTGTCCCACCCTGTGGGCCTCACTGGAgcctgtctcagtggacacagcccGGCTGGAACACCTGTTCGAGTCCCGTGCCAAGGACGTGCTGCCTTCCAAG AAAGCTGGTGAGGGCCGCCGGACAATGACCACAGTGCTGGATCCCAAGCGCAGCAACGCCATCAACATTGGCCTAACCACACTGCCACCTGTGCACGTCATCAAGGCGGCCCTGCTCAATTTTGATGAGTTTGCTGTCAGCAAGGATGGCATTGAG AAGCTACTGACCATGATGCCCACGGATGAGGAGCGGCAGAAGATCGAGGAGGCCCATCTGGCCAATCCTGACATACCCCTGGGCCCAGCCGAGAATTTCCTGATGATTCTTGCCTCCATTGGGGCCCTGGCTGCTCGGCTACAACTCTGGGCCTTCAAGCTGGACTATGACAGCATGGAGCGG GAAATTGCAGAACCACTATTTGATCTGAAAGTGGGTATGGAACAGCTGGTGCAAAATGCCACCTTCCGCTGCATCCTGGCCACCCTGCTGGCTGTGGGCAACTTCCTCAATGGCTCCCAG AGCAGCGGCTTTGAACTGAGCTACCTGGAGAAGGTGTCAGAGGTGAAGGACACAGTGCGCCGGCAGTCACTGCTGCACCATCTCTGCTCCTTGGTGCTCCAGACCCGGCCTGATTCCTCCGACCTCTACTCAGAAATCCCTGCCCTGACCCGTTGTGCCAAG GTTGACTTTGAGCAGCTGACTGAGAACCTGGGGCAGCTAGAGCGCCGGAGCCGGGCAGCTGAGGAGAGTCTGCGGAGCTTGGCCAAGCACGAGCTGGCCCCAGCCCTGCGTGCCCGCCTCACCCACTTCCTGGCCCAGTGTGCCCGCCGTGTTGCCATGCTGCGGGTAGTGCACCGCCGTGTCTGCAACAG GTTCCGTGCCTTCCTGCTGTACCTGGGGTACACTGCACAGGCAGCTCGCGAAGTGCGCATCATGCAGTTCTGCCATACGCTGCGGGAGTTCGCACTGGAGTATCGGACTTGCCGGGAACGggtgctgcagcagcagcagaagcggGCCACATACCGTGAGCGCAACAAGACCCGGGGACGCATGATCACTGAG ACAGAGAAGTTTTCTGGTGTGGCTGGGGAAGCCCCCAGCAACCCATCTGTCCCAGTGGCTGTGGGCAGCGGGCCAGGCCGGGGTGATGCCGACAGTCATGCCAGCATGAAGATTCTGCTCACCAGCAAGCCTGAGGACACCACACATGGTCGCCGCAGCAGAG GCATGGTCCAGAACAGCTCCCCAGTCGTGCCCACAGCAGTGGGGCCCTCCACTGTACCCCCAGAAGAATCCCCAGGCTCCAGTTTACCCAGTGACACTTCAGATGAGATCATGGACCTGCTAGTGCAGTCAGTGACCAAGAGCAGTCCTCGCGCCTTAGCTGCTCGAGAACGCAAGCGTTCCCGTGGCAACCGCAAGTCTT TGAGGCGGACGTTGAAGAGCGGGCTCGGAGAGGACCTGGTGCAGGCACTGGGACTGAGCAAGGGTTCTGACCTGGAGGTGTGA